TTTAGCAGAGACCAAAGCAAAGTTGcaaatttatagaaatgatTTCGAATTATTCATTTGCAAAGCCAGTGAAACTGCAAGAAAATATGGTTTTCAAGAAAAAAAGGCaaagaaaagttaaaaaaacattttgatgaATTAGCTGCTGATCACCGATTTCCATacagagaaaaaatatttaaagttgagATTTTCAATAATGTAATAGACACAGTAATATTTCAATTAGATACACGTTTTATTGGTATGAGTGCAGTCTGTCATATATTCGATTTTCTAACaccaacatttttattacatattgatAACGCAACTTTATTACAAAAGTGTGACGAATTCCAAAGAGAATATTCAGATATAATAGGCCCTAGTTTTTcacttcaatttattaatatttaccacCTAGTTTTACCTCAACTAACTCAAGCATGGACTGTTCACCAATTATGTAAGGAAATAATGAGCAAATATGGAGTGCTAGAATGCGACCTACCGGAAGTATTTAcagcaatattattattctttacaatTCCTGTCACTTCTGCAGCAGCTGAAAGGTCAtttagcaaattaaaaataataaaaaattatttaagaaataatatggGCCAAACTCGACTCGGACATTTATCGCTAATagcaattgaaaaaaaactgcATCAAGCCTGGATTTAAACGAAGTCACTGATACTTTTGAGAAAACTAAAGCTaggaaaaaattgtaaatataattgtcatTTAGTCAGTTGGTAGGCCCgacctttatataaaaaaccctTGAATCTTCTCTATTTCGTTTTATTAGCTAAACCTACACCaagtattaattgtaattgagttgttactgtttaatatttttattacctgCTGTGCAGTACACAAAAAAGAGCTTAAGTAGCTTagcatttttaaagtatttgtatatttcatatttttatttgataaaacctAATCAGTTTACATAGCAGTGGGGCCCCATTTTTTAATTTGCCCCTGGGCCCTTGTTTACCTAGCTAAGCCActgagtaatatatataaagaaaatagtttaattaaatatgctaAATTCGCTCACATTTTAGAAATTACTAATGAAAATGTAGAAGATTTAATGCAAGAAATATTTAGAACAGAAAATAGTTTGCCTTCATACGAGCTGGTTCAACAAACCACTCTATGATAGATGCAGATATGTTAAGAATAATGGTTAATAAGCTTGTAGTTATTTACGGTAGAGAACTGGTTTTAGATTTAGAATTAAGAGACTATTACGACACCATAAAATCTGGTTCGTATTATAGATATAAGcaaatagttttcatttttaaatttcctaTTTTATCTAGAAACCAGTATGATTTACATAAGCTTGCAGTAGTTCCAAATAAAAAAGCACAGGCTCTAATTCCTCCCCTTCCTTTCCTTGCAATAAACGAGATGTCATTCGTGCACATAGAGACAAAATGTCCGAAGTTAAGCAACTGGTTTCTATGCGAGAAGGACATCACACATTAAATCAGCACCAAACCTGACTGTATTTAAGAGCTCATTATCAATCAATTGCTACCAGACTACTGCCAATTTACAAATATCACATTAATAAGGGAAACTATGGAGAATCTTGACGCCCAGCACTACGTCCTCTCATTCCCACATCAAACCAAAGTACAACTCAATTATAGCCGCCAAGATTACACATCATTACGAGAAAGCTACTTGATCTCTATTCCAATAGGATGCCGTTTGAAATCCGGAGAATTTACCATCCTAAATGACAAGAATGAGATGAAAGGTCATCCTCTCAAATTGAATAGAATACCCTTCAACGAGAAGAAACAACAGATTAAGCCATCCCATATTACTCTTACTTCCGTAGATCTACAAGGACTCCACAGTCTCCAAAATAAAGTTATGTTCCAGACACCTTTAAAAATCAGCGATATTCAAGCTAATGCCTTATATCATACGACGATACCTGTCTATTCAATAGTAATATGTGCAACCGGACTAGTCTTTATCTGAGCAGTTCGTCGGTACCTATATGGGAAGTGGACGAAGGACGAACATCAGCATCCCAGCACCGTCTTGAAGTTAGAAGATCCTTTAAACATTCCGCCAACATTTTCGCTTAAATTCCTTAAATAGTTGTTCTGCGGGTGGACGAGTTACGTAGAACCATAGTATAGTATAGGTATATAGCTTAgattgcaattttaatatttgtttaattaaaataatttaggacGGATATTTTGAAATGTTGCATCAGCCGAGGATgcattattaatcaattaaaaatgtaaaccattattagattaaaaattttattcttcTTAAAAATAGgtcttaaaaatagatttaattataaattgtaattttgaataaataattttaagtaaatggtTTTGTTTCAACCATCGTGTTGCTACCAACGTAATTAGTCCTTATGTACAAAAGGTACAAATGGCATTATTGTTTatgtgcaaaaaatatataacagattaTGCCTTATGTACAAaagtttataatacattattcctTATGTGAAAAAAGTCTTAATATATTAGTCCTTATGTACAAAAGTTAATAATGCATTATTCCTTatgtacaaaaagtatataaagcaTTTTCCCTTAACATTGTCAGTGACATTGACATTGATATTGATAGTTTGACAGATTGACTTCGAAACATTGACATTGGCAGATTGACAatgacagattgactttgacatattGACATTGACAGTAGTATTAGTAGTAATagtacaaaaagtatataagacAATATATCCTATgtacaaaaagaaaattaggCATAATTCCCtaagtataaaaagtatataaagccttaaacttattttgtaaaatttcattttacacagtatatcaaatatataattttaatatcttaacAAATGTCAAAGTGAAATTTTACTGAATAAGTTTAACAAAACAACACAATAAGTTATTATctaaatgaatacaaaattaaggttataactataaatattaccaaagtttaattttctaatctaaatacaaagtttactttttaaaagtttgaatgtatatatatgctaagtatataattcattattacttatatacaaaaagtatataaggcattatttccaattttttttaattagtaacacTAAAGGTTTTCAACGAATAGttgacaaatatgtatataaatatatataaatactgagcaaataataaaataaaaattcatttgaCAAACAGCAGAGAAAAATGTACTGAACTGATTTGTCTTTACCTGTTTAGATGAATTTTTAGGAATCAGGATAGAAAGGTTTTTAAGACTTTATTCCTTTTGTACAAATAGTACATAATGCATTATTCCTTATGTCCATAAAGCATTGAGAGAGAACTCAAGATTCAAGAGAACAGAGATTAGAACTCAATATAGTCTCAATCGAGAGCAAAAGTTGTTCAATaactctttatttttaaaaaggaattaagtaaaattattcattaaacaCCTTAACCTTGGAGATGAGGAATCAATATAGCCTCACTCGAAAGTAATGAGTAGTCTAATAAAACTTGTGTTAATTTAGAGTAAAGAAGTCTAAAGTTTTACTTTACTCGAGAGAtgaaaaatttgataaaatattgggTCTAAGGAATATACAAAAGTTATAGTATACCAAGAACaccaaacaattttttttttaataaatcaaagaaaTATAACTAACGTGGTCGACGCAACACTATAAGACTTTCCGAACACGAAAGCATACAAAAATAGTTTGTACTGTGACCGACTCTACACCATTGCCTTTTCGaactaaaaataacttattactaaaatatgtaataatgttcaacaaaactataaaaatgttatttacaataacacataaacaatatgtttacaaaattataaacacacacaaaaatatattgaaaaaaaaatatcacaaatataaccaacaaaatatataagatctTATGAGtcaaagaaataaattgaattatttattttgaaaaccaAAATGTCCTAAGCTGaactttagaaaaatatatttgtagaaaGACATTCAAATTGGAGTCCTATCACTCTATCAACTCACAAGTTTATGGCGAACTTTCTATCATACCTCTCGCTCATTCTTCTCTAACAAAGCCATATTTATTCCAAATCTAAATataactacaaaatattttagctataccaaaattatattttaataatatctttaacgTGATAACAACCAATAGTACCTTTCCTTTAAatctttcaaaatataaacattattagaaATCTTCtctattatttaagatttaataaacTCAGGAGCAAGTTTTGCCGAAAAATATTGTGAAGCATTAGACaagataaaatttcttttcCAAACTATATCACCTGACCCTATCAAATGACTTTCCTTCCTATATAAAAAAGCATTCtttttataagctttaaataaagatttggtTACTAAATCAAAAATTGAACTTAGGGAATCCAAAGTGCATAAGTAAGTTGGTTACCAACTTCAAGCTCATTTAAATCTGTGATTGAATTACTAAAACGATGTAATGAAGCATCAATTACAACTTCACCACCAACATTAGAAAATTAGAGTAAATCCAGTAGCTAAATTTATACTACAATTCAAAGCTAATTGAacgtgatttaaatattttgaccaAGTTCTATGATCATCATGAACAAAACAAGCTATGCAAGTTTCTAGAGTTTTATGATAACGTTCCACAGGATTATTCTGAGACGTATACaaagtgttataaaatattttggttgtattaaaaccttttaaaaattCTACAAAATGTTTTGATGAGAATTGAGTTCCATTATCACaaagatatatgtataagataGATAAGCATAGGCTGGGAAACAATCTTTGGATTAGTCATTATACTAAAAGGTGGACCATTAGAGTGCTTATAAGCTTTACAAACTTcacaatttgaaatttatttgaaatatattcttttacatCTTTAAAGATATTAGGCCAATAGTAGTGAAGTTGTaacttatttaaagttttatgaatACCTAAATGACTTGAATCTAAGGAATCATGATTATTATGAATAGtttcaataacattttcttttgGAATAACTATTTTCCAagctaaattattatgtaaatacaattgaaatttAGGCTTACAAAATCTATAAAGAACATTGTTTTCAactctataatttttatatcttaaaggATATTTTTGACaacttgcaaatattttatgacaCCAAGGATCATCAATTTCTTCATCGGGATAAGATATTCCCAATGGAATATCAATAGCATTAATTTGAATACGAGATAATGTATCAGACACAACATGTAAGCTgcctttttttcaaattaatagttAAACCAGCATCTTTtgatttatgataaattttacataaaagagATAAATGACTGAAAATCAGTAGAAATTGCTATTAAAACATCTAAATACACAAATACATTAGAATCGAATTCTACACCAAAAAGTTTATCTACCAATCTTTGTAGTTCTGAAGGAGCATTAGTTAAACCAAAGAGCATACAAACAAATTGGAACAATCCCTTTTCAGGAATTACGAAGGCAATCTTCTCTATGGAAGTTTCTTCTAAAGGAATTTTTAGAAAAGTTTTAGACAAATCTATTGCTGTGATAAACTTAGCACCACGCAAATTATCCAAAATTCGTGATGTGTAAGGCAAAGGATATGAATCTTTAATAGTAACAGAATTTAATTTTCTTGAATCTAAACAGTCTTATACCACCACCCTTTTTAGTGACAAATTCTTAACAAGtgccaaagtaaaattttacaaaataagtttaacaaaataataagttgTTATCTAAATGGATACAAattaacgttataaatataaatattactaaagtttaattttctaatctaaatacaaaatttcaatatgtaaatattttttgaatcctTTGAATgccaacttttttaaataaaatattaggttatagtttatataaattacacgcGGCGGCCACTACAGCGAcgaaaataatatgtagaaattaCATACCATAGTCCAGTTctttaagttacttaattaaagtttaaacctcCTTAAAGTCTTTCCAAAGAATATCATGAAGACATCTTGAAATAAATCTTCCAAGGGTAAGTTTCTTAAGAAAATTCGaattaagaaaattaagaaaattcttAAGAAAATTCTTCCAATTCGAATTTTAGTCCCAAGAGTTTTACCAGGATGATATCAAATCCACGAAGTTTTAAACAATCCAATatggattataattaaattaaccaaAATTGTTCATGAAAACAgtacttttaaacaatattatgagtttacaaaaactaaaagttacaaaaactgCAAAAACTAATTTAGGTCACCAAATGTCAAAGAGCATCTCCaagacaataaattaaaattagttcgaAAATAcataatgcataaaaatttgCATTATGACGAGACGTCAAATTTAGcggtatttttcaaatattgtataaacatgATTTGACTGACTGTCAAATTGACTGTCATGACTTTGCACCTGTCAAAGTCAATTGACACATGACAACTAATGTATttaggttataattttaataaatttgtcgtatttattttaaagcaaagcAACCATTAACGTACGCCAAAACTACGTTACAAGCATAAAATGCATTAATCCTAATGTACAAATAATATGATCAGCTGAGCTGTGCCGAGCTGTAACATGCTGATATGAGATGAGCTAACTTGCTGTACAAGGAGTAAATAAGTCATTAATCCTTACGTACAACAagtaaacacaaacacaaatgttgttataatttatctcgtgcttgacgatgaaggaaaatatcgtgaggaaatctgcatgtgtttgATTTCAtggaaatttattttcttaagttTATACAGaagtatataaatctatattccttatgtacaaaaataatatatagcattattcgaaaaaattaaagatataataagaaGTATTCTCAATGTGAAAAAGCATATAAGACATTGTTTAGGTGTTACCGGTAGTTCTCtactaattttcattaaaaacaccGAATATGTACTGTTGGTCGGACAGTTTGATTGTTCTATCACATTTTAAATAGGCCTATtaaatagttacaaaaataaatagttacagTACGATGTAAAATACAACTGGCACCATCTTTTGATGAAAAGAAAATGACATTtagcataattttatttgatcttGAATAGTAGACAGGAATAATAAACATAGAAAtaatcgtagacagagaaactaatagacgcaatgacgatttccttctcactcaCACAAGAAacagaacgaaaattacgttacaaatggtttagacaaaGATAGAataatcaaatcttttgtcccttagttttgtttcgctacttaagtagcgacaaaaacttgacagttggtgcgttcattgtgttttttgttcaattatcgcttacttttatgttagaaaatgattctaatccagtgaaaaggtCCAGAAACAattcttatatcatatcgaaggttatacaatagtgcattgtcgtattatttcatgttgaactgatagcaagaagaaattgccggcgtgtgttatTATGCGTAAGTACTAcgattttgtccctaaatatagtttctcagtgatgtttatttatgccatagcgtgacggaaccttatattgcattaaaatcctaaagataataggatttttcagtttttattattcataacctataattatttatcacataagtgctgccagcgtcagctaaaaaaatgacccgattttctataaaaaatgtctcgtcgacaatgtaaacaaataaatacggagtccaataataacctagagtgcttcgttatatgtaaatatgttattttaatttattcgttcctttttttataatttcctaacgacaacattatttaacattcttcatgaatttataatattattagattccgagtcaagaggttaacatagaaatatatgtggcaaccattctttagtaataatttaattgagtgttttagatttcaacttttgaggagaatgctGATCCAGTACCAtttaaagatgctgaagtagtattgataacggaaacaaaaacaaacaatacaacagtttttgggtgtagttggaaaccaaaaaaataatttaaataaaaaaaaagtataataaatattgaaaagtaaaatttaataaacttattttgttttaattaaatcctgaaaattatttatctcccaaaacagggaatgcagttactatggcaacattatacgcacatattaacaaactatctctgtctcaatcgcggtttcacggccccttggtctatttgtttctctgtctaagtTATGAACCCTATTTATTCCATAGAGTACGAATGAAGTCTGTTCACTGTTGCTCTTTTGTTTAGTGTTCTGGTCTGTGATTCTTTCCTCTACTGGCTTTACTGTTCCTCTTCTGAAGTTTCAGCAAAGTTGAGAATATTTCGGCACTAAATTTAAACTCGCAGTGTAACAATTTTTGCGATTGCAAAAGTGTTTgctatttgtttacattgtagATATgttaaaaatgcttaaaacagTAAACAACTCAATAGTGAAATAATACGACTCCGTCTCCAATCcccttacaattattatattacgttgATCTAATGCAACGTATTAGTAAAAgcattttaagatttttattttaaatttatcgtataaaaataaatgagttaaacaattttcatttatgaaatactaagctgtttaattaataaatagcatgcttacaatataaattttatgacactacaaaatatttttctcgtTACCGACTATGTCGTGTGAAATAGTAATTCGTCAAGCTCGAGCTGAGGATTTGCACCAACGCATGGAACTTGTACGTCACGCCTATTCTGGATATTTTTGGGATGcattcatatttttctttttccaaGAGGTATGTTTCTTTGTTGGAATTTTTACACTTCATTATAGTTTAGTCAGCCTCATTCATATtggacaaaaaatatatcagaaaaatagatatttaaagactgcaaaagatgaattaaaaatacttaattgagaatgtgtatatgtatacaattccttattaagtttatataactacataaaaaagtataatattgataaagtacaatatatttaatgtgtatgaagttaaataaattggAGTACAATGACCTATACATATTATTGATGAGTTATGGATTGTAAAAGTATAGTTGACATTGGAATGTTGTGTGCTGGCTGCTGCGGTCCTGTTCATCTTCTGTGGAATATCAGCTACAACATGCCTGGTTCTTCTGCCAATAGCTGCAGTTGTTGTTGCTGTGGTGGTGGCATGCATCCACCATGCACTTGCATACAAACAGTCACAGGTAAATCAACAACCTTCTATAAGTTAATATTCTTGTTTTGTGTTGTTAACattaaatgacaaaaatatttatattttttagaatgTGCGTCAAGAGATATTTGGTATTGTGGCCGAACTGCGGGGTGGTCTGCTGTTGACCCCTAGAACTGAACGAGTGCCAATTCACATCCAGCTGGTTGCCGAAAAGCATTCAATTTATTCTCAAGTAATTTGTAATTGTCAAGTAATTTGTAATTTGAAACCAAATGTTACTTCActattacataaacattaacTCAACAGTGTTACAGGTCAGGGTTgacattaaattttgttaaaaaataattcaaactaaataaatataccataatctttaatataaagACTACCtaaatagacaaaataaaacaaaaaatcatttacaacatggttataaaaataatcacaacTTCGCCaagtttaaaaacttttccaaGTTAAATTGTACATTGATCTGTTTGaagcacatattttttttttatttttgttatgtggGTATTGACTGCAAATCCAgctgtttaatattatagtacttTGTTTTAGGTTATTGGCACTATAAGTATCTCCGAGTTCTGGGGCCCTCATAATAGAGGCTGGCTGCATGCAATGGTAGTGCACCCCGAGTGAGTTATCTTATTTACTCACTTTCAGCTCATTCAAACAAAATCCTTTCCATAAATTATCCTAACTAGCCTTAAAACATAGATATCATCATTTTGAGGTGTAGGAACACTACAGATATGCTCTAGTGAGACTGTTCGAACTACTAacttgattaatattaatttttcaagtGATTGAAGGTTGGACCACaagaacattaatataatataataataagacatttatttcAGACGACAAACAACGACTAATAACTTGAAAATCGATATAACTATTGTGATGTGTCGTGTCGTGTGCGCAGATGGCGCGGGAGGGGCGTGGCGCGCGCGCtggcgggcgcggcgcggcgggcggcggcggcgcgcgggcTGGAGGCGCTGGAGGCCGCGCTCAGCCACCTGcagcccgccgcgcgcgccgcgctgcACGCCGCCGGGTGAGTGtcgcgggggggggggggggcgctAGTGCGCGGCTCGGCTCTAACGCTTCGTCTGTGGCAGGTGGGAGTGCCGCGCGTCCTACGAGCGGCCGCTGCTCGGCGCCGCGCTCACGCTGCCGCTCGCGCGACTGGGCGTGGACTTGCCGCTGGCGTGATATGATCAAAATCAGTTTTGAAATACTTgtgtgtttaaaatataattattatttttattttattgtatgtaactCTTTGCGTTTTCCTGGGCGCTCCTGGGAGACTGTCGACGACTTTCTTTTGCGGCCTCTCTTTGATCTCGTTTGTGTCACACCGTCGCCGAACAGCATATGGAACTTCGACACGCTTACGTTGATCTACgggaattttatttatgattaaataaatttaaaaaaagccgagatggcccagtggtaagaacgcgtgaatcttaaccgatgatcgtgggttcaaacccgggcaagcaccactgaattttcatgtgcttaatttgtgattataattcatttcgtgctttacggtgaaggaaaacatcgtgaggaaacctgcatgtgtctaatttcactgaaattctgccacatgtgaattctaccaacccg
The DNA window shown above is from Nymphalis io chromosome 25, ilAglIoxx1.1, whole genome shotgun sequence and carries:
- the LOC126778292 gene encoding uncharacterized protein LOC126778292 — encoded protein: MSCEIVIRQARAEDLHQRMELVRHAYSGYFWDAFIFFFFQELTLECCVLAAAVLFIFCGISATTCLVLLPIAAVVVAVVVACIHHALAYKQSQNVRQEIFGIVAELRGGLLLTPRTERVPIHIQLVAEKHSIYSQVIGTISISEFWGPHNRGWLHAMVVHPEWRGRGVARALAGAARRAAAARGLEALEAALSHLQPAARAALHAAG